A genomic window from Sphingobacterium spiritivorum includes:
- a CDS encoding transglutaminase-like domain-containing protein has product MKKYLKETQILDYNHPSIQRIVNQRYWKDFDTIFRIKAIYNYVRDEIKFAYESHSTSSSSQVILNGYGDNNTKSILLMSFLRAVGVPTRVHGFIVSKSLMASVPKDIWYKVLPNKFRHSLVEIYVESDWYILEGIMLDKDYLDGLTKVYNEPECENLFLGLKASQEDIDFENLKVNPLLKKSIIKQEYILEDLGVFESPDKFYFQYPKQGNTIKNFFFKNLVRHLLNKQIDKIRKQ; this is encoded by the coding sequence ATGAAAAAATATTTGAAAGAAACACAAATTCTTGATTACAATCACCCATCGATACAGCGTATTGTTAACCAAAGGTATTGGAAAGATTTTGATACAATTTTTAGAATTAAAGCAATATATAACTATGTAAGGGATGAAATAAAGTTTGCGTATGAAAGCCATTCAACATCAAGTTCCTCCCAAGTGATTTTGAACGGGTATGGAGACAACAATACAAAATCAATTCTATTGATGTCATTTTTAAGGGCAGTCGGCGTACCAACTCGTGTACATGGATTTATTGTCAGCAAATCGCTAATGGCGAGTGTGCCGAAAGACATCTGGTATAAAGTTCTGCCAAACAAATTCAGACATAGCTTGGTGGAAATATATGTTGAAAGTGATTGGTACATTTTAGAGGGGATAATGTTAGACAAGGATTATTTGGACGGATTAACTAAAGTATATAATGAACCAGAATGCGAAAACCTGTTCTTGGGTTTAAAGGCGAGCCAAGAGGATATAGATTTCGAAAATCTAAAAGTCAACCCGTTATTGAAGAAATCCATTATCAAACAAGAATACATATTGGAAGACTTGGGCGTATTCGAATCTCCTGATAAATTCTATTTTCAGTATCCAAAACAGGGTAATACCATTAAGAATTTTTTCTTCAAAAACCTTGTACGACACTTACTAAACAAACAGATTGATAAAATAAGAAAGCAATAA